A single region of the Rhinoraja longicauda isolate Sanriku21f chromosome 12, sRhiLon1.1, whole genome shotgun sequence genome encodes:
- the LOC144598612 gene encoding uncharacterized protein LOC144598612 — MFLTPQYCMNNSFSHPDPYYWQAMMSSYTLQQYHLSSQLLQQQQQQQQHYYPPISMPPMLNFGQLQDMAAWPCPAAPDNWPPLEPEPGARREDSAGGGKTLGSDSDSDSRSQRFPAFSKHSYRKHKSKKKKY; from the exons ATGTTTCTAACTCCACAGTACTGTATGAACAATAGCTTCAGCCACCCTGATCCCTACTACTGGCAGGCAATG ATGAGCTCCTACACTCTGCAGCAGTACCACCTCAGTTCCCAGCtcctccagcagcagcagcagcagcaacagcattaCTACCCGCCCATCTCCATGCCCCCCATGCTCAACTTCGGGCAGCTGCAGGACATGGCGGCCTGGCCTTGCCCCGCGGCCCCGGACAACTGGCCCCCGCTCGAGCCCGAGCCCGGGGCACGCCGGGAGGACAGCGCAGGGGGGGGCAAGACCCTGGGCTCAGACAGCGACAGCGACAGCAGGAGCCAGCGCTTCCCGGCCTTCAGCAAGCACTCCTACAGGAAGCACAAGTCCAAGAAGAAGAAGTATTGA